The following proteins come from a genomic window of Mauremys mutica isolate MM-2020 ecotype Southern chromosome 7, ASM2049712v1, whole genome shotgun sequence:
- the HPS6 gene encoding Hermansky-Pudlak syndrome 6 protein produces MKRAGALRQVSDFSDFVSGRRLRELLSQRGPGEAPRHVQASPDGQHLLLLLRGRPALQPQVLAFPRLGTGPGDLERSWQPPQPPITGLLFLQSPAALTSWVLAVVWEQGRTEVWGFVPVLGWQLQQSLELCHGARARIVSICSQGSSLVWCEERPPSDAHLDPGRGAFRYCICTRALEVGEPGAHLGAMRIVVHNSPQYQVLASPQHVFLVPTAATFASVSTFLLIWCPREAKVTIVAPSGGFVHSEVLHSSDFKKLVFGSVGLLLSVKPLDIHTCALSSCGGLLLLSTQGTVHLVQPDGTWRHVYDLGGSCPAQGDPVQLKAFGSTLACVLAGVLYLIDLTSGRLIEKKLLSTKEVHFLGSPSREEEIQLLTPTGIYCFSFSSPEEGGRPEPTLVEMVFEEACKYYQRRSLSSSQLTVEKLKKGEMFQAPIALSSILQHSLPSKERAAKGLPETYAKLLSTLSMDLQSYLSLELLKSCIVGASESEVDRCCEELVEQEVSRLLRLDLDRENLAYLNAVFSSFPKASWKAIRGSLQLQQNGDGLLVARATSDIWKKVLGGPAPHWSPQEEMGLNGVVPLFELICGSLHKFKPKWLPHFVELTQQYIGASWTYSTKEGPEGGVPLYKRALAVLDRQRHRTASERELEIELLLCSARPKAVLQAVQLLIHLRRWQRVVEAAEKFSELSPLLNKEIFTTLLAQFAQHRDLDPYLAALWELCPADLTVSDILSIVLQHLPSSAGDPAPFSAGGGPLTLALLKPLLHKVAQRQCTQDELYADILQGPPFPPPAPPRQHRAGPKAAPGMPQQAGACRTPFPDCNLSDAV; encoded by the coding sequence ATGAAGCGAGCCGGGGCGCTGCGGCAGGTCTCCGACTTCAGCGACTTCGTGAGTGGGCGACGCCtgcgggagctgctgagccagcgtGGGCCGGGCGAGGCGCCGCGCCACGTCCAAGCCAGCCCGGAtgggcagcacctcctgctgctcctgcgtGGTCGGCCGGCGCTCCAGCCGCAGGTGCTCGCCTTCCCGCGCCTGGGCACCGGCCCGGGGGACCTGGAGAGGAGCTGGCAgccgccccagccccccatcacggggctgctcttcctgcagagCCCCGCAGCGCTGACCTCCTGGGTGCTGGCCGTTgtctgggagcagggcaggaccGAGGTCTGGGGGTTCGTGCCCGTGCTgggctggcagctgcagcagagcCTGGAGCTGTGCCATGGGGCCCGGGCTCGGATCGTTTccatctgcagccagggaagcaGCCTGGTCTGGTGTGAAGAGAGGCCCCCCTCGGACGCTCATCTGGACCCAGGCAGGGGGGCCTTCAGGTACTGCATCTGCACCAGGGCTCTGGAGGTGGGGGAGCCGGGGGCACACCTGGGCGCCATGAGGATAGTGGTGCACAATAGCCCCCAGTACCAAGTCCTGGCCTCACCCCAGCATGTCTTCCTGGTGCCCACTGCTGCCACCTTTGCCAGCGTCTCCACGTTCCTGCTCATCTGGTGCCCCCGGGAGGCTAAAGTCACCATTGTGGCCCCATCCGGCGGGTTCGTCCACAGTGAAGTCCTGCACTCCAGTGACTTCAAGAAGCTCGTGTTTGGGTCCGTGGGTCTCCTGCTGTCTGTGAAGCCTCTGGACATTCATACTTGTGCCCTGTCCAGCTGCGGGGGGCTCCTGCTGCTCAGCACACAAGGCACAGTGCATCTGGTTCAGCCAGACGGGACCTGGAGACACGTCTATGATCTGGGGGGCAGCTGCCCGGCCCAAGGAGACCCCGTGCAGCTGAAGGCCTTTGGCAGCACCCTGGCCTGTGTGCTGGCGGGGGTCTTGTATCTCATTGACTTGACCAGTGGGAGGCTGATTGAGAAAAAACTCCTGAGCACCAAAGAGGTGCATTTCCTGGGGTCCCCAAGCAGGGAGGAGGAGATCCAGCTCCTCACCCCAACCGGTATCTATTGCTTCAGCTTCTCCAGCCCGGAGGAGGGCGGCAGGCCTGAGCCCACCCTGGTGGAGATGGTCTTTGAGGAAGCCTGCAAGTACTACCAGAGGCGGAGCCTCAGCAGCTCCCAGCTGACGGTGGAGAAGCTGAAGAAGGGGGAGATGTTCCAGGCACCCATTGCTCTCTCCTCCATCCTGCAGCACAGCCTCCCCTCTAAGGAGAGGGCAGCCAAGGGCCTCCCGGAGACCTACGCCAAACTGCTGAGCACCCTGAGCATGGATCTCCAGAGCTACCTAAGCCTGGAGCTACTCAAGTCCTGCATCGTGGGCGCTTCGGAGAGCGAAGTCGACAGGTGCTGCGAggagctggtggagcaggagGTCAGCCGCCTCCTGCGCTTGGACTTGGACAGGGAGAACCTGGCCTATCTGAACGCTGTCTTCAGttccttccccaaggcctccTGGAAAGCCATCCGGGGCAGCCTGCAGCTGCAGCAGAACGGAGACGGGCTCCTGGTGGCCAGGGCCACCTCAGACATCTGGAAGAAGGTCTTGGGGGGGCCAGCCCCTCACTGGTCCCCGCAGGAGGAGATGGGCCTCAATGGGGTGGTCCCGCTCTTCGAGCTCATCTGCGGCTCCCTGCACAAGTTCAAACCCAAGTGGCTGCCCCACTTTGTGGAGCTGACCCAGCAGTACATTGGGGCCTCCTGGACATACAGCACCAAAGAGGGCCCCGAGGGCGGGGTGCCCCTCTACAAGAGAGCACTGGCCGTTCTCGACAGGCAGCGCCACCGCACGGCCAGCGAGCGCGAGCTGGAGATCgagctgctgctgtgcagcgcGCGGCCCAAAGCCGTCCTGCAAGCCGTGCAGCTGCTCATCCACCTCCGCCGGTGGCAGCGGGTGGTGGAGGCCGCCGAGAAGTTTTCCGAGCTCAGCCCGCTGCTCAACAAGGAgatcttcaccaccctcctggcgCAGTTTGCCCAGCACAGGGACCTGGACCCGTACCTGGCTGCCCTGTGGGAGCTGTGCCCTGCAGACCTGACCGTCTCGGACATTCTCAGCATCGTCCTGCAGCACCTCCCCAGCTCGGCGGGCGACCCCGCTCCCTTCTCTGCCGGGGGGGGCCCACTGACCCTGGCCTTGCTGAAGCCGCTGTTGCACAAGGTGGCGCAGCGCCAGTGCACTCAGGATGAGCTCTATGCTGACATCTTGCAGGGCCCTCCgttcccgccccccgccccaccgagACAGCACAGGGCTGGCCCCAAGGCAGCCCCGGGAATGCCGCAGCAGGCGGGAGCGTGCAGGACTCCTTTCCCGGACTGTAACCTGAGCGACGCTGTCTGA